One region of Carassius auratus strain Wakin unplaced genomic scaffold, ASM336829v1 scaf_tig00003867, whole genome shotgun sequence genomic DNA includes:
- the LOC113070408 gene encoding NK1 transcription factor-related protein 2-like — MLEYQESGAKTTPGHRISFSIIDILDPKKFTSKKSHDVSEKERASSSESTEFGSLEESPEHEGSFSSSKNKADEHQGCVRLHPPDPDVDLDSSASLRNVRSGFSPSEEPDEADEERMSPAPDDVSRQRRRRSDHSCAKPRRARTAFTYEQLVALENKFRATRYLSVCERLNLALSLSLTETQVKIWFQNRRTKWKKQNPGAESSLQPGTNISQTCGSTSALHPPFSTGNVIFHSGPVHLASSGGLLHPFLPDGFLQPAFFPPHL, encoded by the exons ATGCTTGAATATCAGGAGTCCGGAGCGAAAACAACACCAGGTCATCGGATTTCATTTTCGATTATTGACATATTGGATCCTAAAAAGTTCACAAGTAAAAAATCACATGATGTGTCGGAGAAAGAACGGGCATCATCTTCAGAAAGCACAGAATTTGGAAGTTTAGAGGAAAGTCCTGAGCACGAAGGATCGTTTTCCAGCTCCAAAAATAAAG CTGATGAGCACCAAGGTTGCGTCAGGCTCCATCCTCCTGATCCAGATGTTGACTTGGACTCATCAGCCTCGCTCAGAAATGTAAGATCGGGCTTTTCTCCTTCTGAAGAACCGGATGAGGCAGATGAAGAGAGAATGAGTCCAGCGCCGGATGACGTGTCGCGTCAGCGGCGGCGACGCTCTGATCACAGCTGCGCGAAGCCGCGGCGCGCCAGAACCGCGTTCACATACGAACAGCTGGTGGCTCTGGAGAACAAATTCCGCGCAACGCGTTATTTATCCGTTTGCGAGCGACTAAATCTCGCGCTCTCTCTGAGCCTGACCGAAACCCAAGTCAAGATTTGGTTCCAGAACCGAAGGACCAAGTGGAAAAAGCAAAACCCTGGCGCAGAGAGTTCCCTGCAACCCGGCACGAACATCAGCCAGACCTGTGGGTCCACATCTGCCCTCCACCCGCCATTCAGCACCGGGAACGTCATCTTTCATTCTGGTCCAGTGCACCTGGCATCTTCCGGTGGGCTTTTGCATCCGTTTTTGCCCGATGGCTTTCTCCAACCAGCATTCTTCCCCCCTCACTTATGA